In Dyadobacter subterraneus, a single genomic region encodes these proteins:
- a CDS encoding outer membrane beta-barrel family protein translates to MKKRYTLCLFFFLCFLEGMAQPPVETKNSGLIFGFAVDSLTKMPLPFVTVSIKDQSSKILSNSLTDDKGYFELANSVQGDVVIQLSFVGYKTYSKSLRSTVSGKSIDLGKIRLQQDLIQLKEVSVTGQKAAVSLELDKKVFEVGKDILSQTGSVTELLNGVPSVSVGPSGAVSLRGNSNVLILINGRRSGLTQANALEQIPADQIERVEVITNPSSRYDASGSAGIINIVLKKNKKAGFNGQLRLVGGIPNDNRISPSLNFKSDKVNLFATLGIRFSDYVGLYKTRQVTEDNEVSTFLNQRQNEKRHDDGRLLYVGADYLLNKKNTITAAFLKNATKDHDKTSLLYEYANNTKTDSTLLRNGESWEKRDYNQLEFNYTKLFSRPGKKYTVDMQYDFWNSDKDWNLTTKKLLPAEQPLATIRTSSIGSSKDFLLQTDLIQPLDSNAVLEFGLKVEKRNVTSLFKAEQQTDDRWSIIDNIDNQLNYDELIGSGYVQLKSKIGNLAYQLGMRTEYTMIEIEDRDHIYDRSRNYTRFFPTAHLTYQLSSGATFQGNYSKRINRPSLSLLYPFNELTDFNSRYVGNPQLNPSYADVFEFGFLKNGNVLTINPSVYYQNNSGIILDYTFRNQQGIFITSPVNIDREIRSGIELSVLYNPLKFLQLNAELNAYRFKQKGFYEEHNFDYLGDALTSRLSAQLKLEHQLSFQFRYNFTGAQSNAQRHTAAIHYIDFGISKNLLKNASTVVFDVTNLFNLRDYKTTTTGNNYLQTQINRPNAARYRLTLLFKLNGKGNQAVRQARRGNRE, encoded by the coding sequence ATGAAAAAACGATATACGCTTTGCTTATTTTTCTTTTTGTGCTTTCTGGAAGGGATGGCACAGCCGCCCGTTGAGACGAAAAATTCGGGTTTGATCTTTGGTTTTGCGGTCGATTCTCTGACCAAAATGCCATTGCCTTTTGTGACGGTTAGCATAAAAGATCAGTCATCAAAAATCCTCTCTAATTCCTTAACAGATGATAAAGGATATTTTGAACTGGCCAATTCTGTTCAAGGAGACGTCGTAATTCAGCTCAGTTTTGTTGGGTACAAAACTTATTCCAAATCTTTAAGATCAACTGTTTCCGGCAAATCCATTGATCTGGGTAAAATCAGGCTTCAACAGGACCTCATTCAGTTAAAAGAAGTTTCTGTTACAGGACAAAAGGCAGCAGTTAGCCTGGAACTTGACAAAAAGGTTTTTGAAGTTGGGAAAGATATTTTGTCACAGACCGGTTCAGTTACGGAACTGCTTAATGGTGTGCCTTCGGTCAGTGTCGGTCCTTCGGGAGCGGTGAGTCTGCGGGGCAACAGCAATGTTTTGATTTTGATCAATGGTCGCCGCAGCGGACTTACTCAGGCCAACGCCCTGGAACAGATTCCGGCAGATCAGATCGAGCGGGTTGAAGTGATCACAAATCCGTCTTCCCGTTATGATGCTTCGGGTTCAGCTGGAATTATCAATATTGTTTTAAAGAAAAATAAAAAGGCAGGTTTTAATGGTCAATTGCGATTGGTCGGCGGGATACCTAATGATAACAGAATCAGTCCCAGTCTTAATTTTAAATCTGATAAAGTAAATCTGTTTGCGACGCTGGGTATCCGTTTTTCAGATTATGTCGGCCTTTATAAAACCAGACAGGTTACGGAAGATAATGAAGTGAGTACTTTTTTAAATCAGCGTCAGAACGAAAAACGCCATGATGACGGCAGGCTTTTATACGTCGGTGCCGATTATCTCTTAAATAAAAAGAATACTATCACGGCTGCATTTTTGAAAAATGCTACCAAAGATCATGATAAAACCTCGCTCTTATATGAGTACGCCAATAATACAAAAACCGATAGCACGCTGCTGCGAAATGGTGAATCCTGGGAAAAGCGCGACTATAACCAGCTGGAATTTAATTACACAAAACTGTTCAGCCGCCCGGGAAAAAAATATACTGTGGATATGCAGTATGATTTCTGGAACAGCGATAAGGATTGGAATCTGACAACGAAAAAGTTGTTGCCGGCTGAGCAGCCGCTTGCCACCATTCGTACCAGCTCGATCGGTTCAAGTAAAGACTTTTTATTGCAAACAGATCTGATTCAGCCATTGGATAGTAATGCAGTTTTGGAATTTGGATTGAAAGTGGAGAAAAGAAATGTTACTTCATTATTCAAAGCGGAACAGCAAACAGATGACCGGTGGAGTATCATCGATAACATTGATAATCAGCTGAACTATGACGAATTGATTGGAAGTGGATATGTTCAGTTGAAAAGTAAAATTGGAAATCTGGCTTATCAGCTGGGTATGCGGACGGAATATACAATGATTGAAATTGAAGACAGAGACCATATTTATGACCGGTCGAGAAATTATACACGGTTTTTCCCAACTGCGCATTTGACGTATCAGCTCTCCTCTGGTGCTACTTTTCAGGGAAATTACAGCAAAAGAATAAACCGGCCATCACTTAGTCTTTTATATCCTTTCAATGAGCTGACGGATTTTAATTCCCGTTATGTTGGTAATCCGCAGCTCAATCCATCTTATGCAGATGTATTCGAATTTGGCTTTTTAAAAAACGGCAATGTGCTTACTATAAACCCATCCGTTTATTATCAGAATAATTCCGGCATTATTCTGGATTACACTTTCCGAAATCAACAGGGGATTTTTATTACATCTCCTGTTAATATCGATCGTGAAATTCGTAGTGGAATTGAGTTATCAGTCCTATATAATCCGTTAAAATTTTTACAGCTTAATGCAGAATTGAATGCTTACAGATTTAAGCAAAAGGGCTTTTATGAGGAGCACAATTTTGATTATTTGGGTGATGCGTTAACAAGTCGTCTCAGTGCCCAGCTTAAACTGGAACATCAGCTAAGTTTTCAATTTCGATACAATTTCACAGGTGCTCAAAGCAACGCACAAAGACATACAGCGGCGATACATTATATTGATTTCGGGATAAGCAAAAACCTTTTAAAAAATGCGTCGACTGTTGTTTTTGATGTAACAAACCTTTTCAATCTGCGGGATTATAAAACGACTACAACAGGCAACAACTACTTGCAAACCCAGATAAACCGTCCAAATGCTGCCCGGTATAGATTAACCTTATTATTTAAACTGAATGGTAAAGGAAATCAGGCGGTGAGGCAGGCCAGGAGAGGAAATAGGGAATAG
- a CDS encoding DoxX family protein: MKEKDIKTTARIILGAGLVFAGISHLTFARKEFQAQVPDVIPLKKDDTVVYSGFAEVAMGSALILANKKNKETIGKIAAAFFTAVFPGNISQLINHRSAFGLDTDGKRFARLFFQPVLVYWALKSTGKKSKEITK; the protein is encoded by the coding sequence ATGAAAGAGAAAGACATAAAAACGACAGCGAGAATTATTCTTGGAGCGGGTTTGGTATTTGCGGGGATAAGCCATCTTACCTTTGCAAGAAAAGAATTCCAGGCGCAGGTGCCAGATGTGATTCCACTTAAAAAGGATGATACCGTTGTATATTCCGGCTTCGCAGAAGTTGCAATGGGAAGTGCATTGATTCTTGCAAACAAAAAAAACAAGGAAACGATTGGCAAAATTGCCGCTGCATTTTTTACCGCTGTTTTTCCGGGTAATATTTCACAACTTATAAATCACAGAAGTGCATTTGGACTGGATACCGATGGAAAGCGCTTCGCACGTTTATTTTTTCAGCCCGTTCTGGTCTATTGGGCACTTAAAAGTACGGGTAAAAAGAGTAAGGAAATTACAAAATAG
- a CDS encoding helix-turn-helix transcriptional regulator, translated as MEKQFEKYKGIHPGIVLDRELKKRSLKQRPFALSIAEHPQTFNAITKGRRNLNTALALKIEKELQLEEGTLVFLQAYYDIKEEKNKQENSAPDLSLLRQSLFWDTEINRIDWLRQYVAVIERVFERGNNKEKEEITNFYGVEKVQSVLMAKDKKLPLINLK; from the coding sequence ATGGAAAAGCAGTTTGAAAAATATAAAGGGATTCATCCGGGGATTGTTCTTGATAGGGAATTGAAAAAGCGATCGCTTAAACAGCGGCCCTTTGCACTTTCAATAGCAGAACATCCTCAGACATTCAATGCTATTACTAAGGGCAGGCGAAATTTGAACACGGCGCTCGCTCTGAAAATTGAAAAGGAATTGCAGTTAGAAGAAGGAACATTGGTTTTTTTGCAGGCATATTACGATATAAAAGAAGAAAAGAATAAGCAGGAGAACTCAGCACCAGACTTATCTCTGCTAAGGCAATCCCTTTTCTGGGATACTGAGATTAACCGGATTGACTGGTTACGACAATATGTTGCCGTGATTGAGAGAGTATTTGAGCGTGGAAATAATAAAGAAAAAGAGGAGATAACCAATTTTTATGGTGTAGAGAAAGTTCAATCCGTACTGATGGCTAAGGATAAAAAGCTTCCTCTGATCAATCTGAAATAA
- a CDS encoding tetratricopeptide repeat protein: protein MNKILLFFLLLINSHLLQAQSTTTILKEKSLIKGQTIYLNSKARLGGKNRLVIPIQLPPNTVAWYYSFATVATSNANQRVQSSGLEMQIARLITDGALNLIGAGLVTNVVAQLIKPSGSGSVDIYLTDANGLKQFEKTDLVGMYSYNVPAFYKEGTAQNSRNGIFQIPIIRKDLSLCLRNPSVTEGVAVSLDVVAIVSSKEYREIWTSKSTETLYNDCLSKFSIKDAASEKICDCAKNQIQTSYLPSAFVNLSNTEKDKIIRDNIKNCTLKMGSEGLLDKEERVNEIFQLIKGQKLTKDLPGLNVSYNELISLGVTTPQVYNGLAFNLLCQQQNEEAKKNITLGLGKDSQDLYLLENLGNYYLLTGQYDLAMEIYQAHKNKKMPDKRRFKESLAQDLKEFERSGIKNINFEKVRKELKIK from the coding sequence ATGAATAAAATATTACTTTTTTTTCTTTTACTTATTAACTCCCATCTTTTACAGGCGCAGTCGACCACGACGATTTTAAAAGAAAAAAGCCTGATCAAAGGACAAACCATTTATTTAAACAGCAAAGCAAGACTTGGCGGAAAAAACCGATTGGTGATACCTATCCAGCTTCCGCCTAATACCGTTGCCTGGTACTATTCCTTTGCAACTGTTGCCACCAGCAATGCAAATCAGCGCGTGCAAAGTTCGGGTTTGGAAATGCAGATTGCACGGCTCATTACGGATGGCGCGTTAAATCTCATCGGGGCCGGTTTGGTAACCAATGTTGTGGCACAGCTGATAAAACCCTCAGGAAGCGGATCGGTCGATATTTACCTGACGGATGCGAACGGACTAAAACAATTTGAGAAAACGGATCTGGTCGGCATGTATAGTTATAACGTTCCAGCTTTTTACAAAGAAGGAACTGCTCAAAATAGTCGTAATGGCATTTTTCAAATACCTATTATTAGGAAAGATCTTTCACTTTGCCTGAGAAATCCGAGTGTAACCGAAGGTGTTGCCGTTTCACTTGACGTCGTCGCCATTGTTTCTAGCAAAGAATACAGAGAAATCTGGACTTCAAAGAGCACAGAAACTCTTTATAATGATTGTTTATCAAAGTTCAGTATCAAAGATGCAGCCAGCGAAAAAATTTGTGATTGTGCAAAAAATCAGATTCAAACGAGTTATCTGCCCTCTGCATTTGTTAATCTTTCCAATACGGAAAAAGACAAAATTATTCGGGACAACATAAAAAACTGCACCCTGAAAATGGGTTCAGAAGGTTTGCTCGATAAAGAAGAACGTGTAAACGAAATATTTCAGTTAATCAAGGGACAAAAGCTTACCAAGGATTTGCCCGGACTTAATGTATCCTACAACGAATTGATCTCACTTGGTGTAACAACCCCTCAGGTTTACAATGGATTGGCTTTTAACCTGCTTTGCCAGCAGCAAAATGAAGAAGCAAAGAAAAATATAACACTGGGGCTAGGCAAAGATTCACAGGATTTGTATTTGCTCGAAAATCTTGGAAATTATTATCTTTTGACCGGTCAATACGATCTGGCTATGGAAATTTACCAGGCGCATAAAAACAAAAAAATGCCTGATAAACGTAGATTCAAGGAAAGTCTGGCTCAGGATTTAAAAGAATTTGAAAGATCAGGAATCAAAAATATTAACTTTGAAAAGGTAAGGAAAGAGCTGAAAATCAAATAA
- a CDS encoding nucleotidyl transferase AbiEii/AbiGii toxin family protein, whose protein sequence is MSKLYYNTVSELLQESLNTLMSAQEFVSFRLVGGTALSLQLGHRTSIDIDLFSDSSYGSIDFDKIEHFLKNTFSYLDHFSEFLPGMGKSYTIGTNRDNLIKLDIYYTDKFIHPVFEKDTIRMATVDEIVAMKIDVVQRGGRKKDFWDLHELLSNYDIKTMLELHKLRYEFNHDPDLIIHNFIDFTKADNDFDPICLRGKYWEFIKEDIEEAVAKFEIGI, encoded by the coding sequence ATGTCTAAATTATATTACAATACGGTTAGTGAACTTTTGCAAGAAAGTCTCAACACGCTAATGTCAGCCCAGGAATTTGTTTCATTTAGATTAGTTGGAGGTACCGCATTGAGTTTGCAATTAGGTCATCGCACGTCCATTGATATTGATCTGTTCTCTGATTCTTCCTATGGTAGTATTGATTTTGACAAGATAGAACATTTTCTAAAAAATACTTTTTCTTATTTGGACCATTTTTCGGAATTCTTGCCGGGAATGGGAAAGTCGTACACAATTGGTACGAATAGAGATAATTTGATTAAGTTGGACATCTATTACACCGATAAATTTATACATCCGGTTTTTGAAAAGGATACAATTCGAATGGCAACTGTTGACGAAATTGTTGCTATGAAAATCGATGTTGTACAGCGCGGTGGGCGGAAAAAGGATTTTTGGGATTTGCATGAACTGCTTTCCAACTATGATATAAAAACTATGTTGGAGCTTCACAAGCTGCGTTATGAGTTTAATCATGACCCGGATCTGATCATTCATAATTTTATAGATTTTACCAAAGCAGATAATGATTTTGATCCAATTTGTTTAAGAGGGAAGTATTGGGAATTTATAAAGGAAGATATAGAGGAGGCCGTTGCAAAGTTTGAGATTGGCATTTAA